Proteins from a genomic interval of Arthrobacter sp. CAN_C5:
- a CDS encoding DUF222 domain-containing protein, translating to MGGLDACQALDTLKDIDEARSWLDAQEAKIVTRVLDLQTEQTRHDPRGWGYETTLTASEVGAALHLPDRTAGFLVEHSTLLTRYYPATLEALEAGKLSRRHAWAVVEEATSIPDTDPTATAEFEARLIEVASRTTVVKFRQQANRLREQLHPETITTRHRKAVKERGVYLTPSYDGMAWLEAYLPVDQAAGIFHRVDTAARALQGPDEPRTLTQLRADVLADVLTSAGATGHMSVSPDGPATGEPADEAASGAATGDGASEPDGQDSPDTPDGTGVPDGTGELVGRGDATAYWGVQAKVFVTVPVMTLLGGDTPGELEGYGPIDPDTARKLAGHAQSFTRILTHPFTGARLGADATTYRVPQDLKDAVRVRDRTCRHPGCNRLAVFCELDHTKPWSQGGKTSYGNLAALCKRHHKLKSEGYWHYQQPEPGMIIAISPMGETYLTKPDPPPAPRDDPPPF from the coding sequence GTGGGTGGTTTGGATGCCTGTCAGGCGTTGGACACGTTGAAAGACATCGACGAAGCACGGTCCTGGCTCGACGCCCAGGAAGCCAAGATTGTTACCCGGGTCCTTGACCTGCAAACCGAACAGACCCGCCACGACCCCCGCGGTTGGGGTTACGAAACAACCCTCACCGCTAGTGAGGTTGGGGCGGCGTTGCACCTGCCGGACCGGACGGCGGGGTTCCTGGTCGAGCACAGCACGTTGCTGACCCGGTACTACCCGGCCACCCTGGAAGCATTGGAGGCCGGGAAACTCAGCCGGCGGCACGCCTGGGCCGTGGTGGAGGAAGCGACCAGCATCCCCGACACCGACCCCACAGCGACAGCCGAGTTCGAGGCTCGGCTTATTGAGGTGGCGTCCCGGACGACCGTGGTGAAGTTTCGCCAGCAAGCGAACCGGCTCCGGGAACAACTCCACCCCGAAACGATCACTACCAGGCACCGTAAAGCGGTGAAGGAGCGCGGGGTGTACTTGACCCCGAGCTATGACGGGATGGCGTGGCTCGAAGCCTATCTCCCGGTTGATCAGGCTGCCGGGATCTTCCACCGCGTCGACACCGCCGCCCGCGCATTACAAGGCCCCGACGAACCCCGGACCCTCACCCAGTTACGCGCCGACGTCCTCGCCGATGTCCTCACCAGCGCCGGCGCCACCGGGCACATGAGCGTAAGCCCCGATGGCCCCGCCACCGGAGAACCCGCCGACGAGGCCGCGAGCGGAGCCGCAACCGGCGACGGCGCCAGCGAACCGGATGGTCAAGATAGCCCGGATACACCGGATGGAACAGGTGTGCCGGATGGCACGGGTGAGCTGGTGGGCCGTGGCGATGCAACTGCCTACTGGGGTGTTCAGGCGAAGGTCTTCGTTACTGTCCCCGTGATGACCCTCCTCGGCGGGGACACCCCGGGCGAACTCGAAGGGTACGGGCCGATCGACCCCGACACCGCCAGGAAACTCGCCGGACACGCCCAGTCGTTCACCAGGATCCTCACCCACCCGTTCACCGGTGCCAGACTCGGCGCCGACGCCACCACCTATCGGGTCCCCCAGGACCTCAAGGATGCGGTCCGGGTCAGAGACCGAACCTGCAGGCATCCGGGGTGTAACCGGTTGGCAGTGTTCTGCGAACTCGACCACACAAAACCCTGGTCACAAGGCGGGAAAACCAGCTACGGCAACCTGGCAGCACTGTGTAAACGCCACCACAAACTCAAATCCGAAGGCTACTGGCACTACCAACAACCCGAACCCGGAATGATCATCGCCATCTCACCCATGGGCGAAACCTACCTCACCAAACCAGACCCACCACCGGCACCACGGGACGACCCGCCACCCTTCTAA
- a CDS encoding cyclase family protein: MRVVDLSHPIVSGMQVFPGDPEVTITVAAEIAADGFQVAEVHAGTHTGTHLDAPLHTVEGGASVDQINLERLVGPARIVRLPAVGPGHVYGWHDVEAQLADVGSVAMVLFQTGWSKHFGTELYLRHPAFDGDIARRLLDRGVSVVGVDTLNPDPTDLSGAEVDLPFHRELLGADGVIIENLTNLGSVDWADPWVSVLPLPFLGMDGSPVRAVAIQQTAPAGE, from the coding sequence ATGCGGGTCGTTGATCTCTCGCATCCCATTGTTTCCGGGATGCAAGTCTTTCCTGGTGACCCGGAGGTGACGATCACGGTTGCAGCCGAGATCGCCGCCGACGGGTTCCAGGTGGCCGAGGTGCACGCGGGCACCCACACCGGAACCCATCTGGACGCGCCGCTGCACACGGTGGAGGGGGGCGCATCGGTGGATCAGATCAACCTCGAGCGGCTGGTTGGACCCGCCCGGATCGTCCGGCTTCCCGCCGTCGGGCCGGGTCACGTCTACGGCTGGCACGACGTCGAGGCACAGCTGGCGGATGTTGGATCAGTCGCGATGGTGTTGTTTCAGACGGGCTGGTCGAAACATTTCGGTACTGAGCTCTATCTGCGCCATCCAGCGTTCGACGGCGATATCGCCCGACGCCTCCTGGATCGAGGAGTTTCGGTGGTTGGGGTGGATACCCTCAATCCGGATCCCACCGACCTGTCAGGGGCCGAGGTCGATCTGCCGTTCCACCGTGAGCTGCTGGGCGCGGATGGCGTGATCATCGAGAACCTGACCAATCTTGGCTCAGTCGATTGGGCCGATCCGTGGGTCTCGGTGCTGCCCTTGCCTTTCCTCGGGATGGACGGGTCACCCGTTCGCGCTGTCGCTATCCAGCAGACCGCCCCCGCCGGAGAGTGA
- a CDS encoding cytosine permease — protein sequence MTTSKRTGPSSGSAFSRLSDHLEKNSEGFGPIRGTLGAGRMGMIWLAANLVVTTLLTGTLFVPGVSWPLAVGLIILGTLIGGAVLVLVGNMGTRTGLPTMSLTKGSFGLRGSFLPVAANVVILMGWSWVQAMLAGVTVNFLVEQATGFSNPILFSVLCQLLVVCLAIFGHAGIARVEPWLALVILAFMAYIFVSAFTAFAPSEFIDLPADPELGWSGVVVLDVVIATAISWTVLSAEFNRLAKSQAAGMIGSGVGYTLSTVLAMVLGATTVAYLVLDGGEAVAFDPTAIVAAFGTPLAVVIFLSVMATNTMVVYGMVSSVVNMVPSSKVKFLPTALVLGAISIIGSTWLALLDQFTSFLVLIGSLFIPVFAVMLVDYYIVRKRHYNKDILRGSGGDYWYFKGVNLAAVAVWVIGATASLILTYSVPSPIGATIPTFIISAGLYLLWAIVARRIVSGTPTHAHLSDSAPEADNLSHAGR from the coding sequence ATGACGACCTCCAAACGTACCGGCCCCTCGTCCGGGTCAGCCTTCTCCCGGCTATCCGACCACCTCGAGAAAAACTCCGAGGGCTTCGGCCCGATCCGTGGGACGCTCGGCGCCGGGCGGATGGGCATGATCTGGCTTGCCGCCAACCTGGTGGTCACCACCCTGCTCACCGGAACACTCTTTGTTCCCGGCGTGAGCTGGCCGCTCGCCGTCGGACTCATCATCCTCGGCACCCTGATTGGCGGCGCGGTTCTGGTGCTCGTCGGCAACATGGGCACCCGCACCGGCCTTCCCACCATGTCCCTGACCAAGGGGTCGTTCGGGCTCCGCGGCTCATTCCTTCCGGTCGCCGCCAACGTGGTGATCCTGATGGGCTGGAGCTGGGTGCAGGCGATGCTGGCAGGCGTCACCGTGAATTTCCTCGTGGAGCAGGCGACCGGGTTCTCCAACCCCATCCTGTTCTCAGTGCTATGCCAACTGCTGGTCGTCTGCCTGGCGATCTTCGGTCACGCCGGCATCGCCCGGGTTGAGCCCTGGCTCGCTCTGGTGATTCTCGCGTTCATGGCGTACATCTTCGTCAGCGCGTTCACTGCCTTTGCGCCGTCTGAGTTCATTGACCTGCCCGCCGATCCTGAGCTTGGCTGGTCAGGAGTGGTAGTGCTCGACGTCGTCATCGCCACCGCGATTTCCTGGACAGTCCTGTCGGCGGAGTTCAACCGCCTGGCGAAGTCCCAGGCAGCGGGGATGATCGGCTCGGGCGTCGGCTACACCCTGTCCACCGTGCTCGCAATGGTGCTCGGCGCCACCACCGTGGCGTACCTGGTGCTCGACGGCGGTGAGGCTGTGGCGTTTGATCCCACCGCCATTGTTGCTGCCTTCGGAACACCGCTCGCGGTCGTCATTTTCCTGTCGGTCATGGCGACCAACACCATGGTGGTGTACGGGATGGTCTCATCGGTGGTGAACATGGTTCCGTCCAGCAAGGTCAAGTTCCTGCCGACGGCGCTGGTCCTCGGCGCGATCTCCATCATTGGCTCCACCTGGTTGGCGCTGCTGGACCAGTTCACCTCCTTCCTGGTTCTTATCGGATCACTGTTCATTCCGGTGTTCGCGGTCATGCTGGTGGACTACTACATCGTCCGGAAACGCCATTACAACAAAGACATCCTTCGCGGATCCGGTGGTGACTACTGGTACTTCAAGGGCGTCAACCTGGCAGCTGTTGCCGTATGGGTAATCGGCGCCACAGCGTCACTGATCCTGACGTACTCGGTGCCGAGCCCTATCGGGGCAACCATCCCCACCTTCATCATTTCCGCTGGCCTGTACCTGCTGTGGGCGATTGTGGCTCGGCGGATCGTTTCCGGTACCCCCACCCACGCGCACCTCAGCGATAGCGCTCCCGAAGCCGACAATCTCAGCCATGCGGGTCGTTGA
- a CDS encoding nuclear transport factor 2 family protein yields MTDHTGLTRHEVETAASRVVTAFSQTDTEAYFAAFSEDATFIFHTEAERLPSRKDYEELWDSWLAEGWRVTDCVSSNPSIQLLGESAVFSHDVMTTINTGETTLERETIIFHRNATGAVQAIHEHLSPLPPVDPSDSPEIR; encoded by the coding sequence ATGACCGATCACACTGGTCTGACCCGGCACGAGGTTGAGACGGCTGCTTCGCGCGTCGTCACGGCGTTCTCCCAGACGGATACCGAAGCATACTTCGCGGCTTTCAGCGAGGACGCGACCTTCATCTTTCATACCGAGGCCGAGCGTCTCCCAAGCCGCAAGGACTACGAAGAGTTGTGGGATTCGTGGCTTGCGGAGGGCTGGCGGGTGACCGACTGCGTGAGCAGCAACCCGTCCATCCAGCTCCTCGGGGAAAGCGCCGTGTTCAGCCACGATGTCATGACCACCATCAACACCGGTGAGACGACCCTTGAGCGCGAGACCATCATTTTCCACCGGAACGCCACCGGCGCAGTGCAAGCTATTCACGAACATCTCTCACCACTCCCACCAGTTGACCCCTCCGACTCCCCCGAAATCAGGTAG
- a CDS encoding YajQ family cyclic di-GMP-binding protein: MASESTFDVVSKVDKQEVANALHQAQKEIVQRYDFKGIGAEVDFSGEMILMKANSEERVLAVLDVLQSKMIKRGISLKSLDTGEPYASGKEFRLETTIKEGIAQDVAKKINKLIRDEAPKGVKSTIQGDELRVSSKSRDDLQATMALLKNFDEADLQFVNMR, from the coding sequence GTGGCGAGCGAATCCACTTTCGATGTTGTTAGCAAAGTAGACAAGCAGGAGGTTGCCAACGCGTTGCACCAGGCGCAAAAGGAAATCGTCCAGCGCTACGACTTCAAGGGCATTGGCGCTGAGGTGGACTTTAGCGGGGAGATGATTCTCATGAAGGCCAACTCGGAGGAGCGCGTCCTGGCGGTCCTCGACGTTCTGCAGTCCAAGATGATCAAGCGTGGCATCTCCCTGAAGTCCTTGGATACCGGCGAGCCCTATGCTTCGGGCAAGGAGTTCCGCCTGGAAACGACTATCAAAGAGGGCATTGCCCAGGACGTTGCGAAGAAGATCAACAAGCTGATCCGCGACGAGGCGCCCAAGGGCGTGAAGTCCACCATCCAGGGCGACGAACTGCGTGTCAGCTCAAAGTCCCGCGACGATTTGCAGGCCACCATGGCACTGCTGAAGAACTTCGACGAGGCCGATCTGCAGTTCGTGAACATGCGTTAG
- a CDS encoding alpha/beta hydrolase fold domain-containing protein, whose protein sequence is MSAKWSSVATARIARTLGITVASVEYRLSPEHKSPVVLDAAYRAGNC, encoded by the coding sequence ATGTCGGCGAAATGGTCATCGGTAGCAACAGCCAGGATTGCCCGCACCCTGGGAATCACCGTGGCATCAGTCGAATATCGCCTCTCGCCGGAGCACAAGTCGCCCGTAGTCCTCGACGCCGCCTACCGAGCTGGAAATTGTTGA
- the trxA gene encoding thioredoxin: protein MATIEVTEATFPETIETNDIVFVDFWAEWCGPCKQFAPVYDAVSQKHDDITFAKVDTEAEQSLAAAAGITSIPTLMAFREKVLVFSQPGAMNATQFGELVDAVKGLDMKEVHEQVAQQQAAAQAGAPTDAPAADAPVQGEQKTN, encoded by the coding sequence ATGGCAACTATTGAAGTAACCGAGGCAACTTTCCCCGAGACCATCGAAACGAACGATATTGTGTTCGTCGACTTCTGGGCTGAATGGTGTGGCCCGTGCAAGCAGTTTGCTCCCGTGTACGACGCCGTTTCGCAGAAGCACGACGACATCACCTTCGCGAAGGTGGACACCGAGGCCGAGCAGTCCCTCGCGGCAGCAGCCGGGATCACCTCGATCCCCACGCTGATGGCCTTCCGCGAAAAAGTGCTGGTGTTTTCCCAGCCCGGTGCGATGAACGCTACCCAGTTCGGCGAACTGGTTGATGCAGTCAAGGGCCTCGACATGAAAGAGGTCCACGAGCAGGTAGCCCAGCAGCAGGCAGCCGCTCAGGCGGGTGCGCCAACCGACGCTCCAGCAGCGGACGCCCCGGTGCAGGGCGAGCAGAAGACCAACTAG
- a CDS encoding putative quinol monooxygenase, producing MSEPLDVTAVFLPNPGEVFRVKLALDIAIEQVVNEPGCIRYEITDVTEDRILLTERWESEELLEKHSRGSAVQDLNESLSGLLSEPVQITKSN from the coding sequence ATGAGTGAACCACTTGACGTGACTGCTGTATTTCTCCCCAATCCAGGTGAGGTGTTCCGGGTGAAACTGGCCCTGGACATCGCCATCGAACAGGTGGTCAACGAGCCGGGGTGCATCCGCTACGAAATTACCGACGTAACTGAGGACCGGATCCTCCTGACGGAACGCTGGGAGTCAGAGGAATTGCTGGAAAAGCATTCGCGCGGCTCAGCGGTGCAGGATCTCAACGAGTCGCTCAGCGGCCTGCTGTCCGAGCCGGTGCAGATTACCAAGAGCAACTAA
- a CDS encoding DNA-3-methyladenine glycosylase — protein MTVSAAKSDDPGLGAEPSAGPAAAPERGAGSGAHSLVWEPGGPYSLVRTVGSLQCGAHDPAFIHHLGGIWLAFRNDDGAATVRLEQRGALNDARVHATAWGPGASAAIESVPVLLGADDDWSHFDTPGFQASLPELARKGRYLSPGLRLPSTGRMLDAVARVILEQKVTGIEAKRAWRWLLVRHGDEAPRPQGAPAGLRLPPTAAQWRRVPSWDWHRAGVDAHRSETILKAASLASGLERLAAIQSASQVTAALCSVSGIGPWTAAEVLQRTHGCPDSISVGDYHLAAYVGAALTGRRTDDAGMLELLAPWSGNRQRVVRMLYSSGFRKPTYGPRLAPEDHRQR, from the coding sequence ATGACCGTTTCAGCTGCCAAGAGTGACGATCCTGGGTTGGGCGCAGAGCCCAGCGCTGGTCCGGCAGCCGCACCCGAACGGGGTGCCGGGTCCGGCGCGCACTCGCTGGTGTGGGAACCCGGGGGTCCTTACAGCCTTGTCCGTACCGTGGGGTCGCTGCAGTGCGGTGCGCATGATCCGGCATTCATCCACCACCTGGGTGGCATCTGGCTGGCTTTCCGGAACGACGATGGCGCCGCAACCGTCCGGCTGGAGCAGCGCGGAGCGTTGAACGATGCCCGTGTCCACGCGACGGCTTGGGGCCCCGGGGCATCCGCCGCGATCGAGTCGGTGCCCGTCCTGCTTGGCGCCGACGACGACTGGAGCCACTTCGACACCCCGGGGTTCCAGGCATCCCTGCCAGAGCTCGCCCGGAAGGGCAGGTACCTGTCTCCCGGTTTGCGGCTTCCGTCCACGGGCCGAATGCTGGACGCCGTCGCGCGCGTCATCCTGGAACAGAAGGTGACGGGGATCGAGGCGAAGCGTGCGTGGCGCTGGCTACTGGTGCGGCACGGCGACGAAGCGCCCCGGCCGCAGGGGGCACCGGCTGGCCTGCGGTTGCCGCCCACCGCTGCTCAGTGGCGTCGGGTCCCGTCCTGGGATTGGCACCGGGCGGGTGTGGATGCCCACCGGTCGGAGACCATTCTGAAGGCGGCGTCGCTGGCCTCGGGGCTGGAGCGCCTGGCGGCCATCCAGTCAGCCAGCCAGGTCACTGCCGCGCTGTGTTCGGTGTCGGGGATCGGCCCGTGGACGGCTGCTGAAGTCTTGCAGCGAACGCACGGCTGCCCCGATTCGATCTCGGTGGGTGACTATCATCTGGCGGCCTACGTGGGTGCCGCCCTGACTGGCCGCCGGACCGACGACGCCGGGATGCTTGAGCTGCTGGCGCCCTGGAGCGGGAATCGGCAGCGGGTGGTGCGAATGCTGTATTCAAGCGGGTTCCGTAAACCCACCTATGGTCCACGGCTTGCGCCCGAGGATCATCGCCAGCGGTAG
- a CDS encoding cystathionine beta-synthase, with amino-acid sequence MKYVNSVVDLIGNTPLVKLNSVTEGIAATVLAKVEYLNPGGSIKDRIAVKIIDAAEAEGKLLPGGTIVEPTSGNTGVGLALVAQQRGYRCVFVVPDKVGEDKRNVLAAYGAEVVVTPTAVAPDSPQSYYGVSDRLTREIPGAFKPDQFSNPNGPRSHYETTGPEIWNDTDGLITHLVTGVGTGGTISGTGRYLKDVSADRASGPVRVIGADPEGSIYSGGTGRPYFVEGVGEDMWPDAYDKTVADDILAVTDAESFAMTRRLAREEGLLVGGSCGMAVVAALRVAKDLTADDVVVVILPDGGRGYLGKIFSDDWMKSYGFMESGDEATVGEILRTKNGNMPDLVHTHPTETVRDVIHIMNEYGVSNIPVLSQEPPVKMGEVLGSVDERLLTDKLFHGEAKLTDKISLHMNDKLQLIGSLESVATARERLVDSDTLMVTFVGSPVGILTRHDLLTYMSI; translated from the coding sequence ATGAAGTATGTGAACTCCGTAGTGGACCTGATCGGCAACACCCCGCTGGTCAAACTGAACAGCGTGACCGAGGGAATCGCCGCGACCGTCCTGGCGAAGGTGGAATACCTGAACCCCGGCGGCTCGATCAAGGACCGTATTGCCGTCAAGATCATCGACGCAGCCGAAGCCGAGGGTAAGCTCCTGCCCGGCGGCACCATCGTCGAGCCGACCTCGGGGAACACCGGCGTCGGGCTGGCATTGGTTGCCCAGCAGCGCGGCTACCGGTGTGTCTTCGTGGTGCCGGACAAGGTGGGCGAGGACAAGCGCAACGTGCTGGCCGCCTACGGTGCCGAGGTGGTGGTCACTCCAACCGCCGTGGCACCCGATAGCCCGCAGTCCTACTACGGCGTCTCCGATCGGCTCACCCGCGAGATCCCCGGCGCGTTCAAGCCGGACCAGTTCTCCAACCCCAACGGTCCGCGCAGCCACTACGAGACCACCGGTCCCGAAATCTGGAACGACACCGACGGTTTGATCACCCACCTCGTGACGGGCGTTGGCACCGGCGGCACCATCAGCGGCACCGGCCGCTATCTGAAGGACGTCTCCGCTGACCGCGCCAGCGGGCCGGTCCGCGTGATCGGCGCCGATCCGGAGGGCTCCATCTACTCCGGCGGCACCGGACGCCCGTACTTCGTGGAGGGCGTGGGCGAGGACATGTGGCCCGACGCCTACGACAAGACCGTCGCCGACGACATCCTGGCCGTCACCGACGCCGAAAGCTTCGCCATGACCCGCCGCCTCGCCCGCGAGGAGGGCCTCCTGGTCGGCGGCTCGTGCGGCATGGCTGTGGTGGCGGCCCTTCGGGTGGCCAAGGACCTGACGGCGGACGACGTCGTCGTCGTCATTCTGCCCGACGGCGGCCGCGGTTACCTCGGCAAGATCTTCAGCGACGACTGGATGAAGTCGTACGGCTTCATGGAGAGCGGCGACGAGGCGACGGTCGGCGAGATCCTGCGCACCAAGAACGGCAACATGCCGGACCTGGTGCACACACACCCCACCGAGACGGTCCGCGACGTCATTCACATCATGAACGAGTACGGCGTTTCCAACATCCCGGTCCTGTCACAGGAACCCCCGGTCAAAATGGGCGAGGTGCTGGGCTCCGTCGACGAACGCCTGCTCACCGACAAGCTCTTCCACGGCGAAGCGAAGCTCACCGACAAGATCTCCCTGCACATGAACGACAAGCTCCAACTGATCGGTTCGCTGGAGTCAGTGGCCACGGCGCGGGAGCGTCTGGTGGACAGCGACACGCTGATGGTGACGTTCGTTGGGTCACCGGTGGGAATTCTGACGCGCCATGACTTGCTGACGTATATGAGTATCTGA
- a CDS encoding cystathionine gamma-synthase translates to MTHHENQGFNTRAIHAGQTPDPTTGSVIPPLYQTTTFAQDGIGQLRNGYEYGRGTNPTRDSLQTQLAALEGATHGFSFSSGLAAEDSLIRALLAPGDRIVMGNDVYGGTYRLIDRVLSPWGISNAAVDMSDLDAVRAAVGDNTAMVWVETPSNPMMKISDIAAIATIAHDAGAVLVVDNTFATPYLQQPLSFGADVVVHSTTKYIGGHSDASGGAVITSNEEIAEKVGFIQFAVGAVSAPMEAWLTTRGLKTLGVRMDRHSSNARAIAEWLQGRPEVEQVFYPGLPGHPGHDLAAAQMKDFGGMISVSFTGGEAAARKVAESTHVFTLAESLGGIESLMNYPSAMTHASVAGTDLAVPENLIRLSVGIEDVQDLIADLEQAFSTL, encoded by the coding sequence ATGACGCACCACGAGAACCAGGGCTTCAACACCCGGGCCATCCACGCCGGCCAGACGCCGGATCCCACCACGGGCTCCGTCATTCCCCCGCTGTACCAGACCACCACGTTTGCCCAGGACGGGATTGGGCAGCTGCGCAACGGCTACGAGTACGGCCGCGGCACCAACCCGACCCGTGACTCGCTGCAGACTCAGCTCGCCGCGCTCGAAGGGGCAACCCACGGGTTCAGCTTCTCGTCCGGTCTCGCTGCCGAGGATTCCCTGATCCGTGCGCTGCTGGCGCCGGGTGACCGGATCGTCATGGGCAACGACGTGTACGGCGGCACCTACCGCCTGATCGACCGGGTGCTCTCACCGTGGGGCATCAGCAATGCTGCCGTCGACATGTCGGACCTCGACGCCGTCAGGGCCGCCGTCGGCGACAACACCGCCATGGTGTGGGTCGAGACGCCGTCGAACCCGATGATGAAGATCTCGGACATCGCCGCGATCGCCACCATCGCCCACGACGCCGGTGCCGTTCTCGTGGTCGACAACACCTTCGCGACGCCGTACCTGCAGCAGCCGCTCTCGTTCGGGGCCGACGTCGTGGTCCACTCCACCACCAAGTACATCGGCGGACACTCCGATGCCAGCGGCGGTGCAGTGATCACCAGCAATGAGGAGATCGCGGAGAAGGTGGGCTTCATCCAGTTCGCCGTCGGCGCCGTCTCGGCACCGATGGAAGCCTGGCTGACCACGCGCGGGCTCAAGACCCTCGGCGTGCGGATGGACCGGCACAGCTCCAACGCCCGGGCGATCGCCGAGTGGTTGCAGGGCCGTCCCGAGGTGGAGCAGGTCTTCTACCCTGGCCTGCCCGGGCACCCCGGCCACGATCTCGCCGCAGCCCAGATGAAGGACTTCGGCGGCATGATCTCCGTGTCGTTCACGGGCGGGGAGGCGGCGGCGCGGAAGGTCGCCGAGTCCACCCACGTGTTCACCCTCGCCGAATCACTCGGCGGCATCGAGTCGCTGATGAACTACCCGTCGGCCATGACCCACGCCTCGGTGGCTGGCACGGACCTAGCGGTTCCCGAGAACCTGATCCGGCTCTCCGTCGGCATCGAGGATGTGCAGGACCTCATCGCCGATCTGGAACAGGCCTTCAGCACCCTCTAG
- a CDS encoding amidohydrolase, which translates to MTVTAIINAHVVPIEGTPFDGSVLLEDGKIAALGADITIPEGAEIHDAGGQWLLPGLIDAHVHLGTHEEGEGWAGDDTNEMTDPVTAGVRAIDAVNPYDPGFDDALAGGITAVNVNPGSGNPIGGLAVAIHTHGRYIEEMVLRSPSGLKSALGENPKRVYGDKKQTPSTRLGTAMIIRKAFMDAQNYMGKADENARDPKLEALAMVLRREIPWRQHAHRADDIATAIRLADEFGYELVLDHGTEAHLLADVLAERGIPVLIGPLFTTKSKVELRGRSIANPGKLAAAGVEISIITDHPVIPINFLIHQATFAIKEGLDRETALRSITINPAKVLGLADRMGSLEVGKDADVVLWSGDPLDVMQRALTVWIGGRAVYTYDDETRAGVVVPRG; encoded by the coding sequence ATGACTGTCACAGCAATCATCAACGCCCACGTTGTCCCCATCGAGGGCACGCCCTTCGACGGGTCGGTGCTCCTGGAGGACGGAAAGATCGCGGCGCTCGGCGCCGACATCACCATCCCAGAGGGCGCCGAGATCCACGACGCCGGGGGCCAGTGGTTGCTGCCAGGTCTGATCGACGCCCATGTGCACCTCGGCACCCATGAAGAAGGCGAAGGCTGGGCCGGGGACGACACCAACGAAATGACTGATCCCGTCACCGCCGGCGTCCGCGCAATCGACGCCGTGAACCCCTACGACCCCGGGTTCGACGACGCTCTGGCCGGCGGTATCACTGCCGTGAACGTCAACCCCGGATCGGGCAACCCCATTGGCGGCCTCGCCGTCGCTATCCACACCCACGGCCGTTACATCGAAGAGATGGTGCTTCGCTCCCCCAGCGGCCTGAAGTCAGCGCTCGGCGAGAACCCCAAGCGGGTCTACGGCGACAAGAAGCAGACCCCTTCCACCCGGTTGGGCACCGCAATGATCATCCGCAAGGCGTTCATGGATGCGCAGAACTACATGGGCAAGGCCGATGAAAACGCCCGGGACCCCAAGCTTGAGGCCCTCGCCATGGTGCTGCGCCGGGAAATCCCCTGGCGCCAGCACGCGCATCGGGCCGACGATATCGCCACCGCGATCCGGCTCGCCGACGAGTTCGGCTACGAACTGGTCCTGGACCACGGCACCGAGGCCCACCTGCTGGCCGACGTCCTGGCCGAACGCGGGATCCCCGTGCTGATCGGGCCGCTGTTCACCACCAAATCCAAGGTGGAACTGCGGGGGCGCTCAATCGCCAACCCGGGCAAGCTGGCGGCGGCCGGCGTCGAGATCTCCATCATCACCGACCACCCGGTCATCCCGATCAACTTCCTGATCCACCAGGCGACGTTCGCCATCAAGGAGGGTCTGGACCGCGAAACGGCCCTGCGCTCGATCACGATCAACCCGGCGAAGGTGCTGGGGCTGGCCGACCGGATGGGCTCGCTCGAGGTAGGCAAGGACGCCGACGTCGTCCTCTGGAGCGGAGACCCGCTGGACGTCATGCAGCGGGCCCTGACCGTATGGATTGGCGGACGCGCCGTGTACACGTACGACGACGAGACGCGGGCCGGCGTCGTCGTCCCCCGCGGCTAG